A single window of Neospora caninum Liverpool complete genome, chromosome XII DNA harbors:
- a CDS encoding Coiled-coil protein, related produces MNSERRMALDGNNRSRAGSPGDVATRSRGSRIVQRETSGFLESEETRFEPLRFLQSHGVDFPRRANSCVLDADSFVFVSGRQVVVHRFLTGKQPLKKTGSSSTPEAAPHGEGSDYAATFSAGPLRKKPIFLDAIVPDETEATPWINSPPTDDEEPKTLQPSERVEGLRARQTWIRPWHRRRIKTPSCCIMLLEKMGKAGSQPSQLIPTINCWRFASGTNLRHPKEGTSREKKTSQRQSSVGAFSLGEPPIPSPPSFNSPAKQAGETGAEASHHTQEVSSGDFTHSVDRRNPSSPDEDAILSITPASASSPSDAAPSLGASTRKEEASQMSLSSSVLLASVGCAPDFYLTLWDVEQGAALLRFKASAQEVYTVKWSSLFPFQLTTSGARHVKLWNVAKTFTGLKLQGQACKFGAVELSDVQGFVDLADGWLLAGSEYGQLLVWEGCLLKAEVKQAVATVVSSVDAPSEKAGRDESGEPASPAAVSSPGGLPGSLFSSAASSASGPSPAEKTPLWPSSRKRQSVAREEKPNWGGDRGRRASSKFNAVAVAGDGRRGSRKTSLLSSAPGLGPGHLGNGAEGREKDGWREPQIEREVVFKGVSCHAGPICSVFKDPKDPDKIVSAGHDGHIKWWSLEAILTAAEGVDAHKLEAAVPLLRWVSLPDGRGIRHIAVKAPCPSPHANSSAPANWLIEDLAGAFWSYNPVTNALVMLLDLHAADIVGVAPLVSSFADLNAEALATSSSSSSSLSSSPAGIFPERQHAKGLRLAHEALLATAGADGSIRVWRDARKSLPAVSRRWDAAFTALLCLPSRPHRLCCPPHNTSSPSSSPRFSLTPSLDGSSPAGCEGVSASSPPPRKDRVDAWVATGSADGVFRVLGVSAEAISVVYAIKTHAAEIRALACSPDGCGIAALGSDDVVVLLECDGERPVTAFGEENQETKSGDGVRADGPGRRREGRGEPRGRAGDSGGDGENVGRSARGCGESSSPATTAELEATSAPYRVVGYTQAPEKVQEILWSDGEQILLVGETTVLQIFLWREGGKVKATGDTGEARRPERTADSRDGAEKRPHCETIRQLRTPVVRRVVVSLPPSLLRRLHRTRVLLSSSASSSSRRGADTRAERILGEPERNSDSESSSSEDEDAELSPAGACLSGAERRKENGAQGRSSCLPFAITATALLLAAPGDTDYSRSLGETRDESRMRASDSGRSRSDASQSAEESSRGTEGRPSTVVEAGTEQDKQALVSHRHLSPLGERAFTSMYVVGTGALFGFLWRVVVGEECSNSRERPAEALPVSAHRAAAEPARVGPRLEEERPSVRRPWTRGTGEAPEKRGDRRETDSDSGEVASGPKEAEPLSLAPVANLLGLFSQAACRPFQRGGEREDGRRKRRAVCGEISTPSSGLARSRPPSPKGTGSESRGRDGLETPAKKGGAASGGMKPPCRGGKPFKAREEDNDTEDTPIVAVLKKVPDQDLLLLGLTDGRIGIVHLRFLQICFVVPAFDCQFGAVKTLTTAPLHPPMEEYQAAVARALAAGDCAARARQRAAEAAEQAGAAAAHAEAVKNLDLPEAAKAAKAAASRRDAAEATDSAEGAVRTLETHAAAVRAYEAQLLLLAGSEGGTWAKFVVNGAALARAAEAEHAKLTEKVREKVERKRKRRAEREEKEKAFAQQAEEGGVGGEDLPAQANEKDVDDKDDGEDAAVTGDSTRHGRPGTTAKFSTDLSCSWCVDAIVFPRGLRRAAELAATRKAKTLLFPRRSPFLSAGAGEPEVPGHPAAPGERALGAVPMSRAQSEDEKRAAASAREDEGCKEEGAAAVAENTDRGDAKEAEEAETNQPQFAASRLAEDGTGSDVRTFEGVCKPLPHSERDSPARPPRSSASFASVAGTHTSPSLAVWDAVKGAEERDKFLRQTAAEASLEAVADVEKAEAEVDAALAKRREEEEARRNQERQQAQRNDGWKDVTDSAALSLQVRERSVSWKEGPRQEASWEKERTHSRKPRICSQISRYVLGCDAHEILGWCTCLGFQPACGEAIHRERL; encoded by the exons atgaACAGCGAGCGAAGGATGGCACTGGACGGGAACAACAGGTCTAGGGCGGGCTCGCCCGGAGATGTTGCGACGAGGAGCAGAGGCTCAAGAATTGTCCAGCGCGAAACCAGTGGTTTCCtagagagcgaggaaacacgTTTTGAgccgcttcgttttcttcaaAGCCACGGCGTGGACTTTCCGCGGCGCGCAAACTCGTGCGTCCTGGACGCGGATTCATTCGTCTTTGTGTCTGGGAGGCAAGTCGTCGTGCACCGGTTTTTGACCGGTAAACAGCCcctgaagaaaacgggaTCCAGCTCGACGCCCGAAGCCGCGCCACATGGCGAAGGCTCCGATTACGCGGCAACGTTCTCAGCTGGACCTCTCAGGAAAAAGCCGATTTTTTTGGACGCCATCGTTCCCGACGAAACGGAAGCGACGCCCTGGATCAACAGCCCGCCGACGGACGATGAAGAACCAAAG ACTTTGCAGCCGAGCGAAAGAGTCGAAGGACTTCGAGCTCGGCAAACGTGGATCCGGCCTTGGCATCGTCGACGGATCAAAACTCCTTCGTGTTGCATTATGCTTCTGGAGAAAATGGGGAAGGCGGGGTCTCAGCCCTCGCAGTTGATACCTACCATCAACTGCTGGCGGTTTGCGAGTGGAACAAATCTGCGCCACCCT A AAGAAGGCAcatcgcgagaaaaaaagacaagtCAGCGCCAGTCTTCTGTCGgggcgttctctctcggcgaaCCGCCGAtcccgtcgcctccgtccttCAATTCACCGGCCAAGCAAGCCGGAGAAACAGGAGCAGAGGCCAGCCACCACACGCAAGAAGTGAGCTCTGGAGACTTCACACACTCAGTTGACAGGCGAAATCCCTCATCaccagacgaagacgcaatCCTCTCCATCACCCCCgcctcagcttcttctccttcggaTGCTGCTCCCTCTCTTGGTGCAAGTacgcggaaagaggaagcgtcGCAGATGAGTTTGAGCTCCTCCGTTTTGTTGGCTTCCGTCGGTTGCGCCCCGGACTTCTATCTCACACTGTGGGATGTTGAGCAAGGTGCGGCTCTGCTGCGATTCAAAGCAAGTGCTCAGGAGGTCTACACAGTTAAATG gtcctccctcttccccttccagTTGACCACATCCGGCGCTCGTCACGTAAAGCTCTGGAACGTCGCCAAGACTTTCACCGGTTTGAAATTGCAG GGCCAAGCCTGCAAATTCGGAGCCGTCGAGCTCTCCGATGTTCAGGGCTTCGTCGACTTGGCAGATGGATGGCTGCTCGCAGGCTCCGAGTACGGCCAGCTGCTCGTCTGGGAA GGGTGTCTCCTCAAGGCCGAGGTGAAGCAGGCCGTGGCGACTGTTGTCTCCAGCGTGGACGCGCCGTCTGAGAAGGCTGGGCGAGATGAGAGCGGCgagcctgcgtcgccggcggcTGTGTCTTCGCCTGGAGGCCTGCCTGGAAGCCTGTTCAGCTCCGCTGCTTCGTCAGCGTCTGGGCCAAGCCCCGCGGAAAAGACGCCTCTCTGGCCCTcgagcagaaaaaggcagtCGGTggcgcgcgaagagaagccgaacTGGGGAGGCGACCGTGGACGCCGAGCGTCTTCCAAGTTCAACGCCGTCGCCGTTGCAGGAGacgggcggcgaggcagcagaaagaCGAGTCTCCTGAGCTCTGCGCCGGGGCTCGGTCCGGGGCATCTCGGAAACGGCGCGGAggggcgcgagaaagacggatGGCGAGAACCACAAATCGAAAGGGAAGTGGTCTTTAAAGGCGTCAGCTGCCATGCCGGCCCCATATGCAGTGTTTTCAAAGACCCCAAAGACCCAGACAAAATCGTCTCTGCAGGACACGACGGACATATCAAATG GTGGTCTCTGGAAGCCATCCTCACTGCGGCAGAAGGGGTGGACGCGCACAAGCTCGAGGCGGCTGTGCCTCTTCTCCGATGGGTCAGCCTTCCCGACGGCCGGGGCATCCGACACATTGCAGTGAAGGCGCCTTGTCCCTCTCCACATGCCAA TTCGTCTGCGCCCGCAAACTGGCTGATCGAGGACCTCGCGGGCGCCTTCTGGAGCTACAACCCGGTCACAAACGCCCTCGTGATG CTCCTCGACCTGCATGCCGCAGACATCGTCGGCGTCGcccctcttgtctcttccttcgccgaCCTTAACGCTGAAGCTCTCGCCACAAGCTCgtcatcgtcttcctctctttcttctaGTCCCGCTGGAATTTTCCCGGAGAGACAACACGCGAAAgggctgcgtctcgcgcacGAGGCGTTACTGGCGACGGCAGGCGCAGACGGCAGCATCCGCGTTTGGCGCGACGCGCGGAAAAGCCTACCGGCTGTTTCGAG GCGATGGGATGCGGCGTTCAccgcccttctctgtctcccgtcgcgTCCACACCGCCTCTGCTGCCCTCCGCACAacacttcttctccgtcctcttcgcctcgtttttctttgaCTCCTTCTCTGGACGGATCGTCGCCTGCCGGGTGCGAGGGTGTTTCCGCGTCATCTCCACCTCCGCGAAAGGACCGCGTCGACGCGTGGGTCGCCACTGGCTCGGCGGACGGCGTCTTCAGAGTGCTGGGGGTCTCTGCCGAGGCGATCTCAGTCGTCTACGCCATTAAAACTCATGCAGCGGAGATTCGGGCTCTCGCATGCAGTCCAGACG GTTGCGGAATTGCCGCACTCGGCTCAGACGACGTCGTCGTTCTCCTTGAGTGCGACGGCGAACGGCCGGTGACTGCATTTGGAGAAGAAAATCAGGAGACAAAATCAGGGGACGGAGTCCGTGCAGACGGCCCaggacggaggcgcgaggggCGCGGCGAGCCTCGCGGGCGAGCAGGGGAcagcggaggagacggagaaaacgtTGGCAGATCGGCGAGGGGTTGCGGGGagtcctcgtctcctgccaCAACGGCAGAGCTGGAGGCGACGAGCGCGCCGTATCGAGTTGTCGGGTACACGCAGGCGCCTGAAAAGGTGCAAGAGATCCTCTGGAGCGACGGGGAACAGATCCTTCTCGTCGGGGAGACTACTGTGCTACAGATTTTTCTGTGGCGAGAGGGCGGGAAGGTGAAAGCGACAGGCGACACGGGAGAGGCAAGGCGCCCTGAGAGGACagcagacagcagagacggcgcTGAGAAGAGACCTCACTGCGAAACGATCCGCCAGCTCCGCACGCCAGTCGTGAG ACGGGTTGTtgtttctctgccgccttctttgcttcgtcgcctccacCGCACGAgagtccttctctcttcttcagcctcttCAAGTTCACGTCGAGGTGCCGACACCCGCGCAGAGCGGATTCTCGGTGAACCAGAGCGAAACAGTGACTCTGAAAGCTCCAGCAgtgaggacgaagacgctgAACTGTCGCCCGCTGGCGCCTGCCTCAGCGGTGCGGAACGTCGGAAGGAAAACGGTGCCCAGGGCCGGTCGTCGTGCTTGCCTTTCGCGATCACTGCgactgcgcttcttcttgctGCGCCCGGCGATACAGACTATTCGCGTTCTCttggcgagacgcgcgacgaATCTCGCATGCGCGCTTCAGACAGCGGCCGCTCTCGCAGCGATGCCAGTCAGTCTGCGGAGGAGTCAAGTCGCGGCACGGAGGGGAGACCGAGCACCGTCGTTGAGGCGGGAACCGAACAGGACAAGCAAGCGCTTGTGTCGCACAGGCATTTGTCTCCCTTGGGGGAGCGTGCATTCACGTCGATGTACGTCGTCGGTACCGGCGCGCTCTTTGGGTTTCTGTGGCGGGTGGTCGTGGGCGAGGAGTGCTCGAATTCGCGAGAACGCCCCGCTGAAGCGTTGCCGGTGAGTGCACACAGAGCCGCAGCGGAGCCGGCGAGGGTCGGGCCCCGcctggaggaagaaagaccTAGCGTGCGCCGCCCATGGACGCGGGGAACTGGCGAGgctccagagaaaaggggcgaccggagggagacagacagtGACAGTGGGGAAGTCGCGTCGGGCCCAAAAGAGGCGGAGCCTTTGAGCCTCGCTCCGGTCGCAAatctcctcggcctcttcaGCCAGGCAGCCTGCCGCCCGTttcagagaggaggagaaagagaagatggaCGACGGAAACGTCGAGCGGTGTGTGGCGAGATTTCCACGCCGAGCTCTGGCCTGGCGCGAAGCAGGCCTCCGTCGCCGAAGGGGACTGGATCAGAAAGCCGAGGTCGAGACGGCCTCGAGACAcctgcgaagaaaggcggtGCGGCGTCAGGTGGAATGAAGCCGCCCTGCAGAGGAGGGAAGCCGTtcaaggcgcgagaggaagacaacgaCACAGAAGACACTCCGATTGTCGCGGTCCTGAAAAAAGTGCCCGACCAggatcttcttctcctcggcctcACTGACGGACGCATCGGAATTGTTCAcctccgctttctccagATTTGCTTCGTG GTTCCCGCATTCGACTGTCAATTCGGAGCTGTAAAGACGCTCACGACAGCTCCGCTTCATCCACCGATGGAAGAGTACCAGGCGGCAGTCGctcgcgcgctcgcggcAGGAGACTGTGCAGCTCGAGCAAGGCAACGCGCTGCGGAAGCCGCGGAGCAAGCAGGGGCAGCAGCCGCGCACGCTGAAGCAGTGAAGAACCTGGACTTgccggaggcggcgaaggcggcgaaggcagctGCGTCGCGACGCGACGCCGCAGAGGCCACAGACAGCGCTGAGGgagctgtacgtacactggAAACGCACGCGGCAGCTGTGAGGGCCTACGAGGCTCAACTGCTCTTGCTGGCAGGGTCCGAAGGTGGGACATGGGCGAAGTTTGTCGTAAACGGAGCGGCACtggcgcgcgccgccgaggccgagcACGCCAAGCTAACAGAGAAGGTGAgggagaaggtggagaggaagagaaagcgaagagcagagagagaagagaaggaaaaggcgttTGCTCAgcaagcggaagaagggggCGTTGGAGGGGAAGATCTGCCAGCACAggcaaacgagaaagacgtcGATGACAAAGACGATggtgaagacgccgcggTTACAGGGGACTCTACGCGTCACGGGCGACCAGGAACGACAGCCAA GTTTTCCACAGATCTTTCTTGTAGCTGGTGCGTGGACGCGATCGTCTTTCCCCGTGGACTTCGGCGAGCTGCCGAACTCGCGGCGACGCGAAAAGCAAAaacgcttctctttcctcgccgttctccttTTTTATCCGCCGGTGCCGGCGAGCCAGAAGTCCCTGGACACCCAGCAGCGCCCGGCGAACGAGCGCTTGGAGCAGTTCCGATGTCACGAGCGCAgtcagaagacgaaaaaagggcGGCAGCCAgtgcgagagaggacgaaggctgcaaagaagaaggagcggcaGCAGTGGCGGAGAacacagacagaggggacgcgaaggaggccgaggaagcagaaacgaacCAGCCGCAgttcgctgcgtctcgccttgcGGAAGACGGAACCGGAAGCGATGTGCGAACGTTCGAGGGTGTATGTAAACCTCTTCCTCACAGCGAGAGGGATTCCCCTGCACGGCCTCCACGGTCTTCGGCCTCGTTCGCGTCAGTGGCCGGGACGCACACATCGCCTTCGCTGGCCGTCTGGGATGCTGTGAAGGGggccgaggaaagagacaagtTTCTGCGGCAGACTGCGGCCGAGGCCTCGCTGGAAGCAGTCGCAGAtgtggagaaagcggaagcTGAAGTCGACGCAGCCCTCGCGAAacgccgagaggaagaggaagcgaggcgaaatCAGGAACGGCAGCAGGCACAGCGAAACGACGGTTGGAAAGACGTGACGGACTCCGCGGCACTGTCCCTCCAGgtgcgcgagaggagcgtTTCGTGGAAAGAGGGTCCGCGGCAGGAAGCGTCgtgggagaaggagagaactcACAGCAGGAAACCACGCATATGCTCACAGATATCCCGATATGTCTTAGGTTGTGATGCGCACGAAATACTAGGGTGGTGCACGTGTCTTGGATTTCAACCGGCGTGTGGTGAAGCgatacacagagagaggttATGA